One genomic region from Streptomyces sp. NBC_01304 encodes:
- a CDS encoding Eco57I restriction-modification methylase domain-containing protein, with protein MSATTTRNALAFTAVTTVGGLLPADMLLRIAEARNLPGTKSADYGLPNSVPVRDEAERAWEYLKPLWRELRTALPADPTTGAPAADPTGRAGTDWLAQLFRKLDFGALTEVGAEGIAADSDASVHFPVSHRHGPALVHLIPWNGELDKRPAAGQVPPQSMLQDCLNRTDAHLWGVLTNGHRLRLLRDSSSFATAAYVDFDLEAIFDGELFSEFVLLYCVLHASRFAVAEGAAASGCWLEKWRTEAVTSGARALDQLRLGVQNALTVLGTGFLRHPENVRLRENTDPKALRDALLRLVYRLLFVFVAEDREALLDPAAGERERAAYGRYFSSARLRQRARRRQGTAHGDQYEALRIVLAALGAEGGRPELGLPGLGGLFSHTETDTPLDGLKLSNESLLTAVRHLAQVRDVGARRWRAVDYRHLDAEELGSVYESLLELEPKHSATDRSFELIEVAGNSRKTTGSYYTPSSLIDCLLDTTLDPVIDDAVKRGEARATNAGRPDPAEDIVDELLSLTVCDPACGSGHFLVASARRIAKRVASVRERNPEPTLDAVRHALHEVVAHCIYGVDLNPMAVELAKVSLWLEALEPGKALGFLDAHIKHGNGLIGATPKLLADGIPDEAFKSIEGDDKKYAAGLVKRNKAQRHGQDELLFDADALPSNELYATELARITDAPSDVLEQVRAQESAYQTYVSSTAYIQDMHAADAWCAAFVWPKHGGAPEAPTDQVFRALRSRNQSAVPDAAHAEILRLRDQYSFFHWHLEFPEVFSVPESGVGVQKGTGWVGGFDAVVGNPPWDQVQVDAREFFAANRADIAEAANLTVRNKKINLLATEAPELYASFKDEQRKNDGFKHFAHASGRFSLTAFGRLNTYSLFAEHARTAMGAQGRSGQIVPSGIATDSFNQYFFRDLVTKGQLDALYDFENEDKVFPEVHNQLRFCLFTLRGSGNLREPIRMVFKVRQPEQIADRSYLLAAEDILAMNPNTGTCPVFRSRRDMEITLGIYRRVPVLLKEGVEDGNPWDVKFQLMFMMSTDSDKFHTLEELIADGWRLDGNTFVKAGARMLPLYEGKMLHHYDHRFATYENATEKHLNKGTLPRFTVEQHQNPTAIPLPRYWVSEQDTPTGEFDKSGHEIKTPGVRTRLRARGWDREWVMGWRDICRASDERTMICSIAPAHGFGNPFPLAFPATTAHAPLLTAVFSSKACDYAVRQKIGGTHLTFGYVYQLPVPTPDTLSFHAPFITPRVLELTYTSHDMAPFARDLDDTGTPFRWDPDRRAVIRAELDALFFHLYGISRDDTAYILDTFNVTRDNDIKAHGEYRTKNLILAEYDRMAAAGLTLDTPLDESETGTYRSTLTPPPGHGPRHPAA; from the coding sequence ATGTCCGCCACCACCACTCGCAACGCCCTGGCCTTCACCGCCGTCACCACGGTCGGCGGCCTGCTCCCCGCCGACATGCTCCTTCGCATCGCCGAGGCGCGGAACTTGCCGGGCACCAAGTCCGCCGACTACGGCCTGCCCAACTCCGTTCCCGTACGGGACGAGGCGGAGCGCGCCTGGGAGTACCTCAAGCCGCTCTGGCGCGAACTGCGCACCGCCCTGCCCGCCGACCCGACGACCGGAGCACCGGCCGCCGACCCCACCGGCCGGGCAGGCACCGACTGGCTGGCCCAGCTCTTCCGCAAGCTGGACTTCGGCGCGCTGACGGAGGTCGGCGCGGAGGGCATCGCGGCCGACTCCGACGCATCCGTCCACTTCCCCGTCTCCCACCGGCACGGCCCGGCCCTCGTCCATCTCATCCCGTGGAACGGGGAGTTGGACAAGCGCCCAGCGGCGGGCCAGGTCCCGCCCCAGTCCATGCTCCAGGACTGCCTCAACCGCACCGACGCCCACCTGTGGGGTGTCCTCACCAATGGCCACCGCCTGCGCCTGCTCCGCGACTCGTCCTCCTTCGCGACCGCGGCGTACGTCGACTTCGACCTGGAAGCCATCTTCGACGGCGAGCTGTTCAGCGAGTTCGTGCTGCTGTACTGCGTGCTGCATGCGTCGCGGTTCGCGGTGGCAGAGGGGGCGGCGGCTTCGGGGTGCTGGCTGGAGAAGTGGCGTACGGAGGCCGTCACTTCGGGGGCGCGGGCACTGGACCAGCTACGGCTGGGGGTGCAGAACGCGCTGACCGTGCTCGGCACTGGATTCCTGCGACACCCGGAGAATGTCCGGCTGCGCGAGAACACCGACCCGAAGGCGCTCCGGGACGCCCTGCTCCGGCTCGTCTACCGGCTGCTGTTCGTCTTCGTCGCCGAGGACCGCGAGGCGTTGCTCGACCCTGCGGCCGGCGAGCGGGAGCGGGCGGCATATGGGCGGTACTTCTCCTCGGCCCGGTTGCGTCAGCGGGCCCGACGTCGGCAGGGCACGGCCCACGGCGACCAGTACGAGGCTCTGCGTATCGTCCTCGCCGCCCTGGGCGCGGAGGGCGGCCGTCCGGAGCTGGGCCTGCCCGGCCTCGGTGGCCTGTTCTCCCACACGGAGACCGACACGCCACTCGATGGGCTGAAGCTGTCCAACGAGTCGCTGCTCACCGCCGTACGCCACCTCGCCCAGGTCCGCGACGTGGGCGCCCGGCGCTGGCGCGCGGTCGACTATCGGCATCTGGACGCGGAGGAACTGGGCTCGGTCTACGAGTCTCTGCTGGAGCTGGAGCCGAAGCACTCGGCGACGGACCGCTCCTTCGAGTTGATCGAGGTCGCGGGCAACAGCCGCAAGACGACGGGCAGTTACTACACCCCGTCGTCGCTCATCGACTGCCTGCTCGACACCACGCTCGACCCGGTGATCGACGACGCGGTGAAGCGCGGCGAGGCCCGTGCCACGAATGCCGGGCGCCCTGATCCGGCCGAGGACATCGTCGACGAATTGCTGTCCCTGACGGTCTGCGACCCGGCATGCGGGTCGGGCCATTTCCTGGTCGCCTCGGCCAGGCGCATCGCCAAGCGCGTCGCGTCGGTACGTGAACGCAACCCGGAGCCGACGCTGGATGCGGTACGGCATGCGCTGCACGAGGTGGTCGCCCACTGCATCTATGGCGTCGACCTCAACCCGATGGCGGTCGAACTCGCCAAGGTTTCGCTGTGGTTGGAGGCGCTAGAGCCGGGGAAGGCGCTCGGGTTCCTCGACGCCCACATCAAGCACGGGAACGGACTGATCGGGGCGACCCCGAAACTCCTTGCGGACGGCATCCCGGACGAGGCGTTCAAGTCGATCGAGGGCGACGACAAGAAATACGCAGCCGGGCTGGTGAAGCGGAACAAGGCCCAACGGCACGGCCAGGACGAGCTTCTGTTCGACGCGGACGCACTGCCCAGCAACGAGCTATACGCCACCGAGCTCGCCCGGATCACGGACGCCCCGTCCGACGTCTTGGAACAGGTGCGAGCTCAGGAGTCGGCATACCAGACCTACGTCTCGTCCACGGCGTACATCCAGGACATGCATGCGGCGGACGCCTGGTGCGCAGCCTTCGTCTGGCCGAAGCACGGGGGCGCACCGGAGGCGCCGACGGACCAGGTGTTCCGGGCGTTGCGCAGCCGGAACCAGTCAGCGGTGCCGGATGCGGCGCATGCGGAGATCCTGCGGTTGCGGGACCAGTACAGCTTCTTCCACTGGCACCTGGAGTTTCCGGAGGTTTTCTCCGTCCCGGAGTCAGGCGTCGGCGTTCAGAAGGGTACGGGGTGGGTCGGCGGGTTCGACGCCGTGGTGGGGAATCCGCCGTGGGATCAAGTTCAGGTGGACGCACGCGAGTTCTTCGCAGCGAATCGAGCGGACATCGCTGAAGCAGCAAACCTGACAGTCCGTAACAAGAAGATCAACCTGCTGGCCACAGAGGCCCCCGAGCTGTACGCAAGCTTCAAGGACGAACAGCGCAAGAACGACGGATTCAAGCATTTCGCCCACGCCTCTGGGCGTTTCTCGCTGACAGCCTTCGGGCGGCTCAACACGTACTCACTCTTCGCAGAACACGCTCGCACCGCGATGGGTGCTCAAGGACGTAGCGGTCAGATTGTGCCCTCGGGCATCGCCACGGACTCGTTCAACCAATACTTCTTCAGGGACTTGGTCACCAAAGGACAACTCGACGCTCTCTACGACTTCGAGAACGAGGACAAGGTCTTTCCCGAAGTCCACAACCAGCTGCGGTTCTGCCTGTTCACACTGCGCGGCTCAGGCAACCTTCGCGAGCCGATCCGGATGGTGTTCAAGGTGCGACAGCCTGAGCAGATCGCCGATCGGAGCTACCTGCTGGCAGCCGAAGATATCCTCGCTATGAACCCGAACACCGGAACCTGCCCTGTCTTCCGCTCCCGCCGCGACATGGAGATCACGCTGGGCATCTACCGACGCGTCCCAGTGCTACTCAAGGAAGGCGTTGAGGACGGCAACCCGTGGGACGTGAAGTTCCAGCTCATGTTCATGATGAGCACGGATTCGGACAAGTTCCACACCCTTGAAGAACTCATCGCCGATGGTTGGCGCCTAGACGGCAACACCTTCGTCAAAGCGGGAGCGCGCATGCTGCCGCTGTACGAGGGAAAGATGCTGCACCACTACGACCACCGCTTCGCCACGTATGAGAACGCGACAGAGAAGCACCTCAACAAGGGCACCCTCCCGCGTTTCACCGTGGAGCAGCACCAGAACCCAACAGCCATCCCGCTACCTCGCTACTGGGTCTCTGAACAGGACACCCCCACCGGCGAGTTCGACAAGTCTGGCCACGAGATCAAGACACCAGGCGTCCGCACCCGCCTGCGGGCGCGCGGGTGGGACCGAGAGTGGGTGATGGGCTGGCGCGACATCTGCCGCGCGAGCGACGAACGCACGATGATCTGCTCAATCGCCCCTGCCCATGGCTTCGGGAACCCCTTCCCGCTGGCGTTCCCCGCCACCACCGCGCACGCGCCACTCCTCACCGCCGTGTTCTCCTCGAAGGCCTGCGACTACGCCGTCCGCCAGAAGATCGGCGGCACCCATCTCACCTTCGGCTACGTGTACCAGCTGCCAGTCCCGACACCCGACACACTCTCCTTCCACGCCCCCTTCATCACCCCCCGCGTCCTCGAACTCACCTACACCTCCCACGACATGGCCCCCTTCGCCCGCGACCTCGACGACACCGGTACCCCCTTCCGCTGGGACCCTGACCGCCGCGCCGTCATCCGCGCCGAGCTCGACGCCCTCTTCTTCCACCTCTACGGCATCTCCCGCGACGACACCGCCTACATCCTGGACACCTTCAACGTCACCCGCGACAACGACATCAAGGCCCACGGCGAGTACCGCACCAAGAACCTGATCCTCGCCGAATACGACCGCATGGCCGCCGCCGGCCTCACCCTCGACACCCCGCTCGACGAGTCCGAGACCGGCACCTACCGCTCCACCCTCACCCCGCCCCCGGGCCACGGCCCACGCCACCCGGCAGCGTGA
- a CDS encoding nucleotide exchange factor GrpE, whose product MNGSAAAGPPSELDKLRRRVEALSRKRDEAEARLHRLLSGLLPLDDLLADTRSRAGALHDLRSARETSAIAVALGEQIEAAHLMLRGEFARHDVRPMEVVGRAADPAEMRVIATEPHPSLLEGTVLRETSTGFRLGSSTLRPAEVVIAEPGPVVVAEPDSAVSTEPGPARWPEAAVVSAAGSEPSAAGPPPGTRGRRAQPRRTTRSQRRTSQNSAPWRGRRRRRS is encoded by the coding sequence GTGAACGGTTCTGCCGCCGCCGGCCCGCCGAGCGAGCTCGACAAGTTGCGGCGCCGCGTGGAGGCGCTGTCCCGTAAGCGCGACGAGGCCGAGGCACGGTTGCACCGCCTGCTGTCCGGGCTGCTGCCTCTCGACGACCTGCTCGCCGACACGCGTAGCAGAGCGGGCGCCCTGCACGACCTGCGTTCCGCCCGCGAGACGAGCGCGATCGCCGTGGCCCTGGGCGAACAGATCGAGGCGGCGCATCTGATGCTCCGCGGCGAGTTCGCACGGCACGATGTGCGGCCGATGGAGGTGGTGGGCAGGGCGGCCGATCCGGCGGAGATGCGGGTGATCGCGACGGAGCCGCACCCGTCCCTTTTGGAAGGCACCGTGCTGAGGGAGACGTCCACCGGCTTCCGCCTGGGGTCGTCCACCCTTCGCCCGGCGGAGGTGGTCATCGCTGAGCCGGGCCCGGTGGTCGTCGCAGAACCAGACTCGGCGGTCAGCACAGAACCAGGCCCGGCGCGGTGGCCCGAAGCGGCCGTGGTGAGCGCCGCGGGCTCGGAGCCATCGGCGGCCGGGCCACCGCCCGGCACCCGCGGCCGGCGCGCTCAGCCCCGCCGCACCACTCGTTCTCAGCGCCGCACTTCCCAGAACTCGGCGCCTTGGAGGGGTCGTCGGCGGCGACGGTCCTGA
- a CDS encoding ATP-binding protein: MNRTAPQLDATVSTFTQLLSSTRRGTRLARLLTVTELHAWDAPPELTERAESVVAELAANAVAHGRLPGRGFRLTLTYRPTPGLLRIEVTDARGDLLPQTATPPTDAASLNSGGRGLALVAALADRWDTVPYPPSGKTVGADPRTRAAQPTESSSTDSANR; the protein is encoded by the coding sequence ATGAACCGCACTGCTCCCCAACTCGACGCCACCGTAAGCACCTTCACGCAACTGCTGTCGTCCACCCGGCGCGGCACCCGGCTCGCGCGGCTGCTCACCGTGACCGAACTGCACGCCTGGGACGCTCCGCCCGAGCTGACGGAGCGTGCCGAAAGCGTGGTCGCGGAGCTGGCCGCCAACGCCGTCGCCCACGGCCGCCTGCCCGGCCGCGGCTTCCGGCTCACGCTCACCTACCGTCCGACGCCAGGCCTACTCCGTATCGAAGTCACCGACGCGCGCGGGGACCTGCTCCCCCAAACGGCCACCCCACCCACCGACGCCGCCTCGCTGAACAGCGGCGGACGCGGCCTGGCGCTCGTCGCCGCCCTGGCCGATCGCTGGGACACGGTCCCCTACCCGCCCAGCGGTAAGACGGTCGGTGCCGACCCTCGGACGAGGGCCGCCCAGCCCACCGAAAGCAGTTCGACCGACAGTGCGAATAGGTAA
- a CDS encoding Hsp70 family protein: MHRTLGIDLGTTNSVTAWLDNGVPAVLPNRHGEETTPSAVGIGIEGEVLIGKEALQWRDRKASSVITEVKRLIGRKWEDQSVQETLRARPDDAPGVRRSAAGAVEVRLGEHYLSPVQVSAVLLRGLKRDAEAAAGVSFPRAVITVPAYFAEPQIDAVRAAGQLAGFHVSRIIPEPTAAAHAFGVGPSEQTGDDYSTMLVFDLGGGTFDASLLTIGPGYFSVDQLGGDNLLGGSDFDALLDAHLRERFGGRDHDGDRDACRIRAAAELAKIDLSAREVSELTISPLGRHGGSWSGQVRRGDFEGLLAGHRRRITDIVESVLKKGDATPADVQRVLLVGGSTRIPSIRADLAELFGEKAVSHAVDPMLAVAHGAAVEAGLVDTLDCPSGSCTKESIPVGEDACPACATPLVGATTVDCPDCHVPAPELTDACPVCAGDLSALRAAAPVVGRAECPDCGRYDNPASATVCLDCDAPLPKDGLKCPSCGMTNAAGLSACSFCDGDFGTAAPQQITAQHIGLELSDGRLEVLFPEGTHYPTEWHEIDTLAVRGDSGGPVRFLLWEGPHLSSAQRNEFCGGFTHDRSTGPRTDLPLTLQVRLDADRTLDLKYRLGTDEWHGARLRRSTVAAAVARRATQLRGRYADFLETWDEELTLAERAALKAPLGDLTSLSRGEPVGRSLDDLLDSAEDTLSVCLEARNAHAAATILRNRAAGLVPEPLLSSLRLAAQALMRARTTMDADLMRAGTAKVHDLLDDIDPAVRTAIRTIRLAEQDSYQATLAKEVLASGVALQRAVKRGDKTARDTELVRLGRLAEQGRTQSANVHGSSGTGGVLPSRR; this comes from the coding sequence ATGCACCGGACTCTCGGCATCGACCTCGGCACCACCAACTCCGTCACGGCCTGGCTGGACAACGGCGTCCCGGCCGTCCTGCCCAACCGGCACGGTGAGGAGACCACTCCGTCAGCTGTCGGAATCGGCATCGAAGGTGAGGTGCTGATAGGGAAGGAGGCACTCCAGTGGCGTGACCGCAAGGCTTCGTCCGTGATCACCGAGGTGAAGCGGCTGATCGGACGCAAGTGGGAGGACCAGTCCGTACAGGAGACGTTGCGGGCGCGGCCCGACGATGCTCCGGGGGTCCGTCGGAGCGCGGCCGGCGCGGTGGAGGTCCGGCTCGGCGAGCACTACCTGTCCCCGGTACAGGTGTCAGCCGTCCTGTTGCGCGGGCTCAAGCGGGATGCCGAAGCCGCAGCGGGTGTCTCCTTCCCGCGCGCGGTCATCACCGTGCCTGCGTACTTCGCCGAACCGCAGATCGACGCGGTGCGCGCCGCCGGACAGCTGGCCGGTTTCCACGTCAGCCGAATCATTCCCGAACCGACCGCCGCCGCGCACGCGTTCGGGGTCGGCCCCAGCGAGCAGACAGGCGACGACTACTCGACGATGCTGGTGTTCGACCTCGGCGGGGGCACCTTCGACGCGTCGCTGCTGACGATCGGTCCGGGCTACTTCTCCGTGGACCAGCTCGGCGGGGACAACCTCCTCGGTGGGTCCGACTTCGACGCGCTGCTTGACGCGCACCTGCGCGAGCGGTTCGGCGGCCGTGACCACGACGGCGACCGAGACGCCTGCAGAATCCGGGCCGCCGCCGAGCTCGCGAAGATCGATCTTTCCGCGCGGGAGGTCTCCGAGTTGACCATCTCCCCGTTGGGACGCCACGGCGGATCCTGGTCGGGGCAAGTGCGCAGGGGCGACTTCGAGGGGTTGCTGGCCGGGCACCGACGCCGGATCACGGACATCGTCGAATCCGTGCTCAAGAAGGGCGACGCGACACCGGCGGACGTCCAACGCGTCCTCCTCGTCGGGGGCTCCACCCGCATCCCCTCGATACGAGCGGACCTCGCGGAGCTGTTCGGCGAGAAGGCCGTCTCGCACGCGGTGGACCCCATGCTGGCGGTGGCCCACGGCGCCGCAGTGGAGGCGGGCCTCGTCGACACCCTGGACTGCCCCTCCGGGTCCTGCACCAAGGAGTCCATCCCAGTGGGTGAAGACGCCTGCCCAGCCTGCGCCACTCCCCTGGTCGGCGCGACAACGGTGGACTGCCCGGACTGCCATGTCCCCGCCCCGGAACTCACCGATGCGTGCCCGGTGTGCGCCGGCGATCTGTCCGCACTGCGTGCCGCCGCCCCCGTGGTCGGCCGCGCGGAGTGCCCGGACTGCGGCAGGTACGACAACCCGGCTTCGGCCACGGTCTGCCTCGACTGCGACGCGCCGCTCCCCAAGGATGGCCTGAAGTGCCCCTCTTGCGGCATGACCAACGCCGCCGGTCTGAGCGCCTGCTCGTTCTGCGACGGCGACTTCGGCACCGCCGCTCCCCAGCAGATCACTGCGCAGCACATCGGGCTGGAACTCTCGGACGGCCGGCTGGAGGTCCTCTTCCCCGAAGGCACGCACTACCCGACCGAGTGGCACGAGATCGACACGCTCGCGGTACGCGGCGACAGCGGCGGCCCTGTGCGGTTCCTCCTGTGGGAGGGACCGCATCTGAGTTCGGCGCAGCGCAACGAATTCTGCGGCGGCTTCACCCACGACCGCTCCACCGGGCCCCGCACCGACCTGCCCCTCACTCTTCAGGTGCGGCTCGACGCGGACCGGACCCTCGACCTCAAGTACCGCCTCGGCACCGATGAGTGGCACGGAGCGCGGCTTCGGCGCAGCACGGTCGCCGCGGCGGTGGCACGCCGGGCCACACAGCTGCGCGGCCGCTACGCCGATTTCCTCGAGACCTGGGACGAGGAGCTCACGCTCGCGGAGCGGGCCGCCCTGAAAGCACCCCTCGGCGACCTCACATCGCTCAGCAGAGGGGAGCCCGTCGGCCGCTCGCTCGATGATCTTCTGGACTCTGCCGAGGACACACTGAGCGTGTGCTTGGAGGCCCGGAACGCCCACGCGGCGGCGACAATTCTCAGAAACAGAGCCGCCGGGCTGGTGCCTGAGCCGCTTCTGAGCTCACTCCGACTTGCCGCTCAGGCACTCATGCGGGCGCGCACGACCATGGACGCCGACCTGATGCGGGCTGGAACAGCGAAGGTTCATGATCTCCTGGACGACATCGATCCCGCCGTCCGCACCGCGATCCGGACCATCCGCCTCGCCGAGCAGGACTCCTACCAGGCAACCCTCGCCAAGGAGGTCCTGGCGTCCGGCGTGGCCCTGCAGCGCGCGGTCAAGCGCGGCGACAAGACCGCACGGGACACCGAACTCGTGCGCCTCGGCCGCCTCGCCGAGCAAGGCCGCACCCAGTCCGCGAACGTGCACGGCTCCTCGGGCACAGGTGGAGTGCTGCCGTCCCGGCGATGA
- a CDS encoding helix-turn-helix domain-containing protein — protein sequence MDDVESDGGAVATRPAPAGEWEREPHPSDSLRTFGAFLQALREHAGLSREELADRVNYSEHTVESVELGRRMPDPAFVERAEAALGNTGALRRAARHLTRGEAGLAVWFRQWARLEREAASLCTYECRLVPGLLQSEGYARAVFEGTIPLRTDEEMDERLAARMDRQVMMRERPTVPFSFIVEEHVFRRRFGGAEAMRVMLDHVLELSAPRNVTLQVVPLEGALHPCLDGPVRILETPEGRRLGYSEGQENGRLISDPKQVSLVCQRYETLRSQALNPQESRALLERLRGEL from the coding sequence ATGGACGACGTCGAGAGTGACGGGGGAGCGGTCGCGACACGTCCGGCCCCGGCGGGCGAGTGGGAACGGGAGCCTCATCCGTCGGACAGCCTGCGGACGTTCGGAGCGTTCCTCCAGGCGCTGCGTGAGCACGCGGGGCTCAGCCGCGAGGAGCTGGCGGATCGGGTCAACTACTCCGAGCACACGGTGGAGTCCGTGGAGTTGGGCCGACGGATGCCGGACCCGGCCTTCGTGGAGCGGGCGGAGGCGGCCCTCGGGAACACCGGAGCGCTGCGGCGTGCGGCGCGGCATCTGACGCGGGGCGAGGCCGGGCTCGCGGTGTGGTTCCGGCAGTGGGCGCGCCTTGAGCGGGAGGCAGCGAGTCTGTGCACGTATGAATGCAGGCTGGTGCCGGGGCTGTTGCAGTCGGAGGGGTATGCGCGGGCGGTGTTCGAGGGCACGATCCCGCTGCGGACCGACGAGGAGATGGACGAGCGGCTCGCGGCCCGCATGGACCGGCAGGTGATGATGCGGGAGCGGCCGACAGTCCCCTTCAGCTTCATCGTCGAAGAGCACGTGTTCCGGCGGCGGTTCGGCGGGGCGGAGGCGATGCGGGTGATGCTTGACCATGTGCTGGAGTTGAGTGCGCCGCGCAATGTGACGTTGCAGGTGGTGCCGCTGGAGGGGGCGCTCCATCCGTGTCTCGATGGTCCGGTGCGGATCCTGGAGACGCCGGAGGGGCGTCGGCTCGGCTACTCGGAGGGACAGGAGAACGGACGGCTGATCTCCGACCCGAAACAGGTGAGCCTGGTCTGCCAGCGCTATGAAACACTGCGCTCGCAGGCCCTCAACCCCCAGGAATCCAGGGCCCTGCTGGAGCGGCTGCGAGGAGAACTATGA
- a CDS encoding DUF397 domain-containing protein, producing MSSDTTDLTWFKSSHSGSQGDDCVEVAIAEQGVHIRDSKDVTRPSFAVGRDGWSSFVRYASES from the coding sequence ATGAGCAGCGATACGACTGATCTCACCTGGTTCAAGTCGAGCCACAGCGGCAGCCAGGGCGACGACTGCGTGGAGGTCGCGATCGCCGAACAGGGCGTCCACATAAGGGACTCCAAGGACGTGACGCGGCCGTCGTTCGCGGTCGGGCGTGACGGCTGGTCGTCGTTCGTCCGGTACGCGTCGGAGAGCTGA